A section of the Phaseolus vulgaris cultivar G19833 chromosome 8, P. vulgaris v2.0, whole genome shotgun sequence genome encodes:
- the LOC137825762 gene encoding UTP--glucose-1-phosphate uridylyltransferase, whose amino-acid sequence MATATEKLSTLQPAVAGLNEISENEKSGFINLVSRYLSGEAQHVEWSKIQTPTDEVVVPYDTLAPTPDDDSEVKNLLDKLAVLKLNGGLGTTMGCTGPKSVIEVRDGLTFLDLIVIQIENLNSKYGSNVPLLLMNSFNTHDDTQKIIEKYQNSNIEIHTFNQSQYPRLVVEDFVPLPSKGRTDKDGWYPPGHGDVFPSLSNSGKLDALLSQGKEYVFVANSDNLGAIVDLKILHHLIQNKNEYCMEVTPKTLADVKGGTLISYEERVQLLEIAQVEDEHVNEFKSIEKFKIFNTNNLWVNLNAVKRLVEADALKMEIIPNPKEVDGIKVLQLETAAGAAIRFFDKAIGINVPRSRFLPVKATSDLLLVQSDLYTLENGFVIRNKARTNPENPSIELGPEFKKVSNFLGRFKSIPSIVELDTLKVAGDVWFGAGVILKGKVSIVAKPDVKLEVPDGAVIADKEINGPEDL is encoded by the exons TGAGAACGAGAAGAGCGGATTCATCAACCTCGTCAGCCGCTATCTCAG TGGCGAGGCGCAGCATGTGGAATGGAGCAAGATCCAGACGCCTACGGACGAAGTGGTTGTGCCTTACGACACTTTGGCGCCAACTCCTGACG ATGATTCGGAGGTGAAGAATCTATTGGACAAGCTCGCGGTGTTGAAGCTAAATGGAGGCTTGGGAACAACTATGGGTTGCACTGGTCCTAA ATCTGTCATTGAAGTTCGGGATGGGTTGACATTTCTAGATTTAATTGTCATCCAAATTGAG AATCTCAATTCCAAATACGGAAGCAATGTTCCTTTGCTTTTGATGAATTCATTCAACACTCATGATGACACTCAAAAG ATTATTGAAAAATACCAAAACTCGAATATTGAGATTCATACTTTTAACCAG AGTCAGTATCCTCGATTGGTTGTTGAGGACTTTGTGCCATTGCCTTCCAAAGGGCGCACTGACAAGGACGGATG GTACCCTCCCGGCCATGGTGATGTCTTCCCATCACTATCTAACAGTGGCAAACTTGATGCACTATTGTCCCAG GGTAAAGAGTATGTATTTGTTGCCAATTCAGATAACTTGGGAGCTATAGTTGACTTGA AAATCTTGCATCATTTGATCCAGAACAAGAATGAATACTGTATGGAG GTGACTCCCAAAACATTGGCTGATGTCAAGGGTGGCACTTTGATTTCTTACGAAGAAAGAGTTCAG CTCCTGGAAATCGCACAAGTTGAAGATGAACAT GTCAATGAATTCAAGTCAATTGAGAAGTTCAAAATTTTCAACACAAATAATTT GTGGGTGAACTTAAACGCAGTTAAAAGGCTTGTTGAAGCTGATGCTCTTAAGATGGAAATTATTCCCAATCCAAAG GAAGTCGATGGAATAAAAGTTCTTCAGCTGGAAACTGCAGCTGGTGCAGCAATAAGG TTCTTTGACAAGGCTATTGGTATTAATGTTCCTCGATCACGATTCCTTCCAGTGAAGGCAACTTCAGATTTACTTCTTGTCCAG TCTGACCTCTACACCTTGGAAAATGGATTTGTCATTCGGAACAAAGCTAGGACAAATCCTGAAAACCCTTCTATTGAACTGGGACCAGAATTTAAGAAG GTTAGCAACTTCTTGGGCCGCTTCAAGTCAATTCCTAGTATTGTTGAGCTTGACACTCTTAAAGTGGCTGGCGATGTTTGGTTTGGAGCTGGTGTTATCctcaag GGTAAAGTAAGTATTGTAGCAAAGCCTGATGTAAAGCTGGAAGTTCCAGATGGTGCTGTCATTGCGGACAAG GAAATTAACGGCCCAGAGGACCTGTGA